From the Drechmeria coniospora strain ARSEF 6962 chromosome 02, whole genome shotgun sequence genome, the window GTACTAGATATGGTCTGCGAGTCAGCTGTGACCGGCAAGGAAGGGCCTTTGTCGAAGACTGAACAAGGTACATATGTGTACATACATGCCATGCTCGGGGGAGTAGTGACCTCCGTGGTTGTGGACCTCGAGCCAGCGCGCTGGACAAAGGATTTCTTGCGAGTTCATGTGCTTTGACAGATGGCATGCTTCTCGGAATGGATCAACCGGCGAATTCGTCGGCGGTTCGCAGAAATGATCCGGGGGTCGGTCGGTACGGTGGGTGGGTTGATGCCTTGAAGCCAGTATGCAGAGTTGCCGTGTATAAATTCCTTTGGCTCGCTTGCATTGTGCGTCTGATGCACTGTTCTAGGCGGCAATTCCCCCGTAGTGGATTTGTTTATCAAAATTGATTCGAGCCCTCGCGATGGGCTTCTCGTCGCAATCGATGGCCAGTATCAAGTCGCAACCAGCAGTCGTCTCTCCAACTCATCGGGGCTGGGGGGTTGCCGCACGGCTGGTCCGGTCCGGTTCGGTTTTGCTGGAAGATTGTTCGACGGGGGAGAGTGGTCGGCTGTGCGAGTCGTTCGCTCACGGGCAACAAGCCGTCGTTGAATGCAACGCAATGGAGAATGACGGGATTGGAATTCTCGCTGCCTGATCGCAAGATGAATATTGCCTTGCTGTCCATCTTGGACGGCATCTCATTCTCCGTAAacgacgtcgccctcgggGGTATCAACCATAACTGCCGGGCTCCAGTAGTCCCACTCGCCGCCCGTCTGCTTGTCGACCCACAGCATGCTCTCCGCGACGAGGTCTTCAATGACGGTCCGGCATCGCGCCCGCTCCCAACCCAAGTTGTCGCGAAGCATGCCGACGCTCACGTAGCCGAGGACCTGGGCCGCCTCCACAACGGCCGCCTGGTCACCGCTCAACTCCCGAGGCACGCTGCGGATGTAATCCGCGCGGCCGACGCGCACGATGCCATAGCTGTCCCCGAGCGGTTTCAACGTCTCCACCGCCCTCAATATGTCGTCCTCGGAAATAGAGTACGCTGCGTGATCGGCGCCCGAGGAGAGCAGCCGGTCACGCACGTCGCACAGGCCGATCAGGCCACCGTTCTCTGCCCTCGTCGCGCCACACActtcgacgacgcggacggCCAGCTCGAAGTAAAAGTCGTTGACCGTCTTGCCCAGCAGCTGGGCCCAAacggagccgccgccggcagctGCGCTCCCACTGCTCGCCAGCGGGTCAACGCCGATGGCGGCACACATTCGCGCGAACTGGGCTCGGAAGGACGGGTCGGAACGAATATCCTTGGCGTGCGTCTGCGCAAACTGTTGCAGCAACGAGCGAAAGACAGAGAGCTGCGTCTCGAGCGCCTGAGCGTTGGTCGCTCGGAGCGATGATCCGTGGGAGGCATAATGCGCAAGGGTGAGCCGAGAGCGTTCAAAGGCGCCTATCCCAACGCCTTTGCGGGACATGGAGTCGGCCGCTTTCACTGCCTTATCTGGCAGAATACGGCGGTGTGCGCCTTGCCTGATTCAAGTCAGAATGGATGAAGCGAAGCATCGAGGTTGGAGAGGGACGAAGCTCGGAATTGTGCCAGTCCTGCCCATGCACTTGTCCTACTCAGTACCCATTATTCACGCttgtgtacggagtgagtagtaatacctgGACTGACAAGAGGTGGGGGTGGGGCGGCGAGCAGCCCATCCCCTGCTGAGCCTCCGTCATTTACATTTGCAACCGTAGGATAATTATCGCAAGCCTACGGGCAACCGAACACCTACTGAGGCAGGAAAGTAAATCGGGGTTCCAAGTCTAACAGGTATTCATTTACCATTGGTACCCGTCGTGAACGACATTGCTCCCTACTTCGGCACCAAGTTCGGGAGCTGGGTGCCATTGGCTTCCCTTCGCTTCCGGGTTTTGTGCTTGCACTAAAGTCTACCGTATGTCTGTCATGACTGTGATGGGCATCTGGTGCTGCCTGCCATCTTGAATCACTGCGAGAGTGCAAGGACACGCTCGCCGTTTCTGCATCGGCGGATGCCCATTCCCTGCCCTTCCTCCCCTTGAGCTTGGGCCGTTCGGCTGTCCTATCCCGTCGCCATCCAGGGCCCTGGGGCTAGAATGGCTTCTATCTCATCGCTCGCCTGCTTGCTGAGGAGGCAGTGGTCTAATTTCACTGCGTCTGACACTGCGGCTGCCCATCTTCGACATCCTCATCTTCCCAGTCGTTGCCAAACCGAGGGTCATCGGAGTTTTCGCCCATCTGCAGATCGAAATGTAAGCATCTTGGCCGCTTGGTCTCTTCAGTTTACGGTGCCGGCAGGGATGTGCTGGCTTACCTTTCCAATATCGGCCCCGTCCTCGTACTCGACGTCATCCACCTCTTCGGCCTCCATCGGCGCCCCAGGAGGAGGTAACATGTTTTTAAGCGTCTCGTATGCCGTGTCATTGCCCAACCATCCATCCTCGGGAAACTCGACGTTTACGAGAAGATAGAGGTCCCCCTTGGCGTCGCCTCGCTTCACGGGCATGCCCTCTCCCTGAATCTTCAAGCATTCCCCGGGTCGCAACAGCCGTCCGCGCGGGCGCTCCATGGCGatgcctcgtccgtcgagaTGCTTCAGCACGACTCGCGAGAATCCAGTCAGGGACTCGGCCAGCGTGATGGTCAGCTCGGCCGATAGGTCGTTTCCGAGTCGCGAGAAGGTGTCATGCTGCTGCTCCACGAGGGTAAAGACAATATCTCCGGGTATCTGGTCGGGATACTGGTCTGCTTCGCCCTCCAGCACGATGCGCTCGCCTTGCATGGAGCCCCTCGGGATGTATATCTCCAGCACCTTTTTCTCTTGCACAGTCCGCTTGCCCTTGCATTTCCTGCACCGGTCCTTTTCCTTGTAGACGTTGCCGGCTCCTTGGCAGTGGTCGCACAGGACAGTCTCGCGTCTCATCATGCCGGGACCAACCTGCCGGatcgcctcgacgatgccgttgccCTTGCAACGTTCGCAAGAGCTGGCCTTTGCCTTTTCCTTGCCGCCGGAACCTTTGCACTGGCCGCAGACGACTTGCTTGTTGGCGGCGAACTTGACCGTCTTCCCCTTGTAGAGCTCCTCGAGAGTCACTTTGTATTCCTGTTCCTCGTCGGGCcctcgtcgcggccgtcgctGGCCGCCGGAACCGCTGGGGCCACCCATGTCGAAACCGAACATTTGGGAGATGATGTCGTTGAGGTCAACGCCGGGGCCGCCGGGGCCGCCTCGGGAAGGGTCGAAGGCGGCCATGCCATGGGTGTCGTAGAGATGGCGCTTCTGTTCGTCGCTGAGTATCTCGTACGCCTGGGTGATCTCCTTGAACTTGACTTCCGATTCTTGCCGTTGCTCCTCCGGAACTTTGTCTGGGTGGTACTTGAGAGCAGCCTGTTCCGCTACGCTTCAGCACTCGCCACTTGGTCGCACATGGCTGAGTCGAGCGAGTTGGGAGCGGGCTGGTTGCTCACCTTTCGATATGCCTTCTTGATCTGCTCTTGTGAGGCATCCTGTTCGATGCTTAAAAGCGCTGGTAACGCGGTCAGACGGGGGTCAAGGCCGCGAAAGAGGATTCGTACCGTAAAGATCAacctcctcgcccgcggAACCGGCATTGTGCGCATGTTCAGCCATCGTCCACCCAGCTCGTCACGGAGTGCAAGTTCTGCAAACCGCTGCGGATGCCGAATCAGCGGGGTCGCAGCCTGTTCTGTCGACGAAAATCGGTCGCTCTAGCGCAAGCAGGATTGAAGGATTGAGCAAGCAGGCCGGATACTATGTTTTCCAATTGTGGTGCGAGAAAAGACAGTACCGAAGAATATTCTCGGCTCGTTGTGCGACCTATTGTCTCGTCGCAAGATTTTGTCAGGTTTCCACTGGTGGCCGCGAGCGAGGTCCTGAGCTGGTGCGGCAAGGCTACAATTTCCGTTCGATGGGTTCAGAGGCGGCAATGGCAGTGGGTAATTGGTGAATTTATCACCCAGCGCTGCGCTGCGGACTGCAGCCTTGCCTGTTCATCCACCACCTAACCACCTAAATTACCTCCTCCACCAAGGCAGAAGGaatcaagtacttgcagtacgttGCACAGTATTGTGTCCTCCCAGCTGGCTGGCACCCCTTACCTGCTAACTTGggggtactgtacttacgtgccTTGACCCGCGACTGGAACAAGCTCTACTCACTCTCCTGCTTGTGAACCAACCCACGTTGCAGGCCTTCTCCCTCGgattcttttttttttggcagCACCTTACGTCACTGTTCAGgtatgtacctagtaggtacggagtatgtagGTAGTGTTTGCAACCCACAACCCGCCCACTCTGGGGGGCACTGCGGTTCGATGAAGCTGGACAGGTGTGACGACGATTGTTCGTTCATGTGCTGACGATAATTTTTCGATGATTCCCTACTCCTAGTGCTTCAATTTTGTTTTGTTCGGGGTCCGTCCATCATTGTCGAGCAGTGGCGCCGAAGGGGGATTCCAGTTCCATGCTCCGCCGCAAGTTGCAGCGCGCTATCAGATTGCATTCTACCTCCTCATTGATCTTTGCTTGATTTGTCCCCTGGGCTCGACCAGCAAATGTGTCTGTTCTTTCCAGGGCCCTGGTACCTCCTATAGCCAGTAAAGAAGGAACTGCGTATGGCCTTCACGTATGACCGCTCGATGACTTACATTTGTTTCACTGTCCTCGTTTTCTCACGCGCACGCACGGTGTTCCTGTACATGTGTTCTTCGGTGTTTGCTGTGTACGACGTGCATGCGCGGTCATGAAAAACATATCACGCAGCGAGCAGGTCAGTCTTGACGGATTTCAAGTGGCCCTACGTGATACCTTTGGGGTTCTGTATTTGTGCAAGGAGTCAAACGTCGTGGGTGCTCTTCGGCATCGGAAATTCCAtattattacaagtacttacaactacagtacatgcatgcaatcCTTGGGTCCAACTACTTGTTACCTACGTGGAGTACCTATTCTGGTACTGGTACGTGCCACTAATGCTGCACCGCACCGTACCCTGTATTACTCCTTCAAAAATACATACTTCAGTGCTGATTAGTACCTTTGGATGCCAACGAGCCCTGCACATCGCGAACTGCTTCGCCTCCAAAAGTTGCGACCTCGACAttctgctcgtcgccgcccgccatCATGACTGTATCCTGATCCTTCGCCTCGCCATGTCCTTCCCCTCCGCACGGCTTCTCGGGGTCGTAAGCTCAAGATGCCACCCTAATATGCTTCCGCCTCGGCGGAGTCGATGTTTCCTCGCACCAGGGAATTTTGAGCACCGAGGCGGCCACCTCCACGATCGTAACCGACGTTACTCGGCATTTGCTGGCGAAAATGCCAGCCATCCAATGGCGGGCCGCGCGCGCGCCAGTCATCTCAGCCGATCCCATCCCGAGCCTGGACTCAAAGGCCTGAGGAGCAAGAACAAGGCTCTGAAGCTGAGGGACTACCAGTGCGACGTGCCAGCCCGCACCATTCTCGGGCAAAGCGTTCATCGTCCGATCCGAACGAGATTTGCGCCATCCCCGACGGGTTATCTGCACTTAGGATCCCTCCGCACCGCCCTGTTTAACAACTTGGTGGCAAAGGCATCCGAGGGGGGTGCATTCATCCTCCGGATTGAAGACACCGATCAGGTATCAAGACTCACCCACTGCACTGCCGAGGATGCTGCAGGATCCTGACATGCTCACAGAGCCGTCTCGTTGCAGATGCTGAAGAGCGATTGATTCGAGATCTCAAATGGGCTGGCCTGTCATGGGACGAAGGCCCCGACCGAGGCGGCCCTCATGGCCCATACAGACAAGTGAGCTTGCAGATTGCTTCGTCTAGCCACACTTCTGGCGCTCGAACGAACTGGACCCTAACTCACGGCATAGTCTGCCCGCCTAGAGTCCTACAGGGATCATGTTCGGCAGCTTATTCACAAAGGCCACGCGTACCGCTGCTTCTGCAGCCCCGAGCAGCTCGACTCGCAGAAGAGACGACTCcacgatgccggcggcccGACCGCCTATCCGGGCACTTGCCGTTCCGTTGATGCCTCCGAATCCGAAACCCGCGCTGCGGGAGGGGAACCACACGTGGTGCGCTTCAGGGGTGATGCCTTTGGCCGGCCCAAGTTCCGTGACGCCATTTATGGCTCCTTTCAAAAGCAGGAATCGGAGGAGGACTTCATCCTTTTGAAAACAGACGGATTTCCTACCTACCACCTAGCaaatgtcgtcgacgaccatcTGATGAATATTACGCATGTCATCAGAGGCGAGGTACGATCGACCACTCATTCGCAAATTGCTAGGTAGCATGCTAACCGCCATCATGCAGGAATGGCTCATCTCTACCCCCAAACACCTGGCCCTGTACCACGCTTTCGGTTGGGATCCGCCAACTTTTGCCCATCTAGGCCTCTTGGTGAACCCAGATGGCAGCAAGCTCAGCAAGCGAAACGACAGCGTCAACATCTCAAGGTATGCAGAGGAGGGCGTCTTTCCGATCGCCCTCTTGGCCTGGCTTTCAAACCTGGGCTGCTCATTCAAGTCGGGTGCCCAGACACCTCGCACTCTTGGAGAAATAGCTGATGCCGTGAGTATCGCCTTCTTGAGTCAAGGTTGGCGGTATCCATGATTGACCCGCCAGTTAGTTAACATTCAAGTTCACCAGAGGTGGCATCAAGTTGAACCCAGGTAAGCTGGAGCACTTCCAGACAAAATACAGGGACGCGCTCCTTGGAAACCGCATCCCTGAGCTGGCAGAGCAGGAAGCGATTCTCATCGAGCGCAATTTGACGCGGCCCATGCTGCATGAGTTGCAGTCCATCACATCTGGAAATGACATTGGCCCGGGTAAGCTTCCAAAAGCGTGGCAGACCAGCCTGGAGCTGGTCCCAGCACTTCGATCAGATGAAACAAGGGCGAGTTACGTGCACTCCATCCTTACCAACAGCCAAGGGGGGTTCCAATCTACTGGAAGCCTTATTCGCCAGCACCCCTATCTATTCTGGCGCGTTCCCGTCTCTCTATACGAGTCTTCCCTTGCCGTGTTCAGGCCGGATCCCCGGGTCCTGGACGCCCTAGACCAGGCACTCGATCAAGTAGACTGCTGGGATAGCCTGGGGGCCGTCAAAGTGATGGAGTTTATCCAGGAAACCGTTCATGGTGAAAATATCGACCCCGTGCTCGTGCACAAAGTGTTAAGGCTAGTTGGTGCGGGGGGGCAGGATGTCGTTTCGCAGAGCAGCTCGCGGATGTTCCTGCTGCTGGGCAGGGGCGAGTGGCGACATCGTCTCGATGTTGTAAAGGACTCGATAAAGATGCTCCAGAGTGGGCGCCCAGTCAGTTAGCCGTGGAATGGTTGTTGAAATGGACGGCAGCCTTGCCAATATTCGAATCCAAGATGCAAACCGATACAAGTAAGACTGCATCTAGCAGGGTGCCCTGCAAACCTTTTGCAGACCATTTACGTTCCATTTACATTTTTGGATTCGTCGTTATGAGCGAACAACAAAGGGGAGTTGAATCTAAGCAGCTTGCAACCATCTGCCGGTGCGACACATGACATGAGTGATGCGGGTGGCCACCAGCAGCTACTAGCAGCAAGCATGATCCAGCGTAAACCTCACTCATACAGGGCTGAAAATTTCATATATTACTCTTTGCATCAAGGTATTAGCAAAAAAGCGGCTGCGACAAATGTTCGTGGTAGGCTTGAATCAGCTTGAAAAACGACGATGTGACCCCTGTCTGCGTGAATATATCCCTCCACAGGGAAAAAGTATGAGGGCATAAGCCAGTCGAGGCACGTAAACCACTGTCCATTGTTCAATGAACCAGGCCGGGCAGGTTGATAACGGCGGACCAAACAAAGGCGGTGGCAGCGGAACGGCTAATGCCGCTGCAACGGTGATCTCTGTCATGGCGAGATCGTGCGAGACTTGTCCCTCTTGTAGAGTGTACAATTTTTATACCTCAACGATCCAAATCTACAGCGAGTGTGAGCGGTACGGTTTCAAACCAAGGCTGGGACAAGTGGCTACTATCAAGGGTCCGGTGAATCAAGCACAGGAATGACTCACCTCCAACTTTGCCACTTCCTGCCGCTGCCTCCTTGCAGCTTGGGTGGAACTCTGAATGGCCATCTCCAAATCATCTTGGTCTCCCATGGTGATCATGTCTCCATCGGGTAAATCTTCATCCTTGATCTTGATCTTGAACCGGCGACGTAGCCCAAACTTTTCTCGTACTCGATCGGCCAGATCGGGGAACTCGATGGCGGCACCCACCATGATATAGCGCACATCGTCGGCGTGGACTTTAACCCTAACCTTGAGGATGTCAGGCCGCCGTGAGGCCCCGCGGGCTTCGGTCCTCGCCACCGGTTCACGGCGGTTATTCGACACCATTTCGAACTCAGCACCGTTTACTGATCCATCATAGTCCGAGCCTTCATCGTCATCTTCGATATATCGCTGTTGTTGCCTCGCACGGTTTGACCGCCGGCTGCCTCTTGAGGTTCGCGGTCCGCTGCCACCACCTCCGCCCTGATACATGTCGTACAGGTCGGCTGGAAAGGTTTCTTCTTCGATAGGTCTCGTGGGCCTTCGTTGGAGGGGTGCTGGAAACGGGTCTCGTGGAGAGTAGCCGCGTGATGGAGCTGCAGtagccgacctcgtcggtcgGGCTCTGCCGTCTTCCGGCGATTGCGCCTTTTCGTACTTTCTGATGGATTCTTGAGACGGAATACTGAGCCTCGCAGGCATCGGCTTCGGGCCTGTCCGAACAGACGCTCCTCGGCTCGGCCGATCACTCTCCGGGGGAGGCGTAGGGGGGAAGACAGAGCGGCCAGCAGGTGGCTCCGATTGTTGTCTCCTCGACTGGATGCCGGGCCTCACCAGATTGGTGGCGCCAAAGGAGATGTCGTCGACCGGCCGGTCGTCCTTGATCTCGGGCTTTCCAGCCTAGGGTGCATGTCAGTCACAGAACGGTTCAA encodes:
- a CDS encoding ELL complex subunit Eap30, whose product is MSRKGVGIGAFERSRLTLAHYASHGSSLRATNAQALETQLSVFRSLLQQFAQTHAKDIRSDPSFRAQFARMCAAIGVDPLASSGSAAAGGGSVWAQLLGKTVNDFYFELAVRVVEVCGATRAENGGLIGLCDVRDRLLSSGADHAAYSISEDDILRAVETLKPLGDSYGIVRVGRADYIRSVPRELSGDQAAVVEAAQVLGYVSVGMLRDNLGWERARCRTVIEDLVAESMLWVDKQTGGEWDYWSPAVMVDTPEGDVVYGE
- a CDS encoding DnaJ domain containing protein, with protein sequence MRTMPVPRARRLIFTVRILFRGLDPRLTALPALLSIEQDASQEQIKKAYRKAALKYHPDKVPEEQRQESEVKFKEITQAYEILSDEQKRHLYDTHGMAAFDPSRGGPGGPGVDLNDIISQMFGFDMGGPSGSGGQRRPRRGPDEEQEYKVTLEELYKGKTVKFAANKQVVCGQCKGSGGKEKAKASSCERCKGNGIVEAIRQVGPGMMRRETVLCDHCQGAGNVYKEKDRCRKCKGKRTVQEKKVLEIYIPRGSMQGERIVLEGEADQYPDQIPGDIVFTLVEQQHDTFSRLGNDLSAELTITLAESLTGFSRVVLKHLDGRGIAMERPRGRLLRPGECLKIQGEGMPVKRGDAKGDLYLLVNVEFPEDGWLGNDTAYETLKNMLPPPGAPMEAEEVDDVEYEDGADIGKMGENSDDPRFGNDWEDEDVEDGQPQCQTQ
- a CDS encoding glutamyl-tRNA synthetase, translated to MLPPRRSRCFLAPGNFEHRGGHLHDRNRRYSAFAGENASHPMAGRARASHLSRSHPEPGLKGLRSKNKALKLRDYQCDVPARTILGQSVHRPIRTRFAPSPTGYLHLGSLRTALFNNLVAKASEGGAFILRIEDTDQSRLVADAEERLIRDLKWAGLSWDEGPDRGGPHGPYRQSARLESYRDHVRQLIHKGHAYRCFCSPEQLDSQKRRLHDAGGPTAYPGTCRSVDASESETRAAGGEPHVVRFRGDAFGRPKFRDAIYGSFQKQESEEDFILLKTDGFPTYHLANVVDDHLMNITHVIRGEEWLISTPKHLALYHAFGWDPPTFAHLGLLVNPDGSKLSKRNDSVNISRYAEEGVFPIALLAWLSNLGCSFKSGAQTPRTLGEIADALTFKFTRGGIKLNPGKLEHFQTKYRDALLGNRIPELAEQEAILIERNLTRPMLHELQSITSGNDIGPGKLPKAWQTSLELVPALRSDETRASYVHSILTNSQGGFQSTGSLIRQHPYLFWRVPVSLYESSLAVFRPDPRVLDALDQALDQVDCWDSLGAVKVMEFIQETVHGENIDPVLVHKVLRLVGAGGQDVVSQSSSRMFLLLGRGEWRHRLDVVKDSIKMLQSGRPVS